One segment of Candidatus Nitrospira nitrosa DNA contains the following:
- a CDS encoding beta-propeller fold lactonase family protein, with protein MNTYGMLGAALCVAVGVAGCSGEDPTPPVAITPAAVTFDVTDEAGHWFDLGEANKVGGTRSLAIVKPGDKVAFLQTKSIHGPGGANGPSRVESFHTVTSLIWPADATAAERIDQDKANRDDHEVTLNAKGLYVFVCKLHPYMLAGVIVDDPATTKPNSSVPAFDIGDKLHLLGVTHTTGVKEAADAGAAFTSNSDLGLRLLRAFFIVTSPSNWKDYTKVGQAYRPSYPPVAVKVNPVGALPLPDGIVPDLNAALQSFFDGDTIPAATAGIPAKDGVGEVWVDTQYEVSTKKGEAYPSTVTVVDVEGTKKWTVTRKLALPNQKMNNAHNLWASEDQKHIYNTEWHGKSLYVHNREDGKLLQEIELGNDPAHVMTRVGNATRREQVHVGMNGEDVVVELNKDTNGTLSINRRIPVQHPGEHQAQPHAHWMGHDGETMVTPNSNTNDSTFWDFITDKIKAKPKTGALPIAAGINPDSTTYYVSNYLGHSTSVIRMSDGVNINTINLLQHYDPLTGAKKDANGKPLPIGGLPIQTPVSPDGKFVVTGNTLTGTITIIDTAADGGKGALVASVECDPGCHGVNFGAKKGGGYYAYVTSKFSNRLIVLDYDADNDGVVTHTGPDAPVIAGWVVLADATAPLDDPADSISKNQGMGGQGLLPVPNVYNGWVQKLPKGWCDQLSDAQRNPVGAPLSACPES; from the coding sequence ATGAACACGTATGGAATGTTAGGAGCGGCGCTCTGCGTTGCCGTAGGCGTGGCCGGTTGTTCAGGCGAGGATCCCACGCCGCCCGTTGCGATCACTCCGGCGGCCGTCACGTTTGATGTGACGGACGAAGCAGGCCACTGGTTCGATCTTGGTGAGGCCAACAAGGTGGGCGGCACCCGATCACTGGCCATTGTGAAACCAGGGGACAAGGTGGCGTTTCTTCAAACGAAGTCGATCCATGGCCCTGGTGGGGCGAACGGCCCGTCCCGTGTGGAGAGTTTTCACACGGTCACCAGCCTGATTTGGCCGGCCGACGCGACGGCTGCGGAACGCATCGATCAAGATAAAGCGAACAGGGACGATCATGAGGTCACCTTGAACGCCAAGGGGCTCTATGTGTTCGTGTGTAAACTGCACCCCTACATGTTGGCCGGCGTGATCGTTGATGATCCTGCGACGACCAAACCCAACTCATCCGTTCCGGCCTTCGACATCGGTGACAAGCTCCATCTCCTAGGCGTCACGCATACCACGGGTGTGAAGGAAGCCGCCGACGCCGGCGCGGCCTTTACCAGCAACTCCGACCTCGGACTCAGGCTGTTGCGGGCGTTCTTCATCGTCACCAGCCCCTCGAACTGGAAGGACTACACCAAGGTGGGACAAGCGTATAGGCCGAGCTATCCGCCGGTGGCGGTGAAAGTGAATCCCGTCGGGGCGCTTCCACTGCCGGACGGGATCGTTCCCGATTTGAATGCAGCTCTGCAATCCTTCTTCGACGGCGACACGATCCCGGCAGCCACCGCCGGCATCCCGGCAAAAGACGGGGTGGGCGAGGTGTGGGTCGACACGCAGTACGAAGTCAGTACGAAAAAAGGCGAGGCCTATCCCAGCACCGTGACCGTCGTGGATGTCGAGGGAACGAAGAAATGGACGGTGACACGGAAACTCGCGTTACCGAACCAAAAGATGAATAACGCCCATAATCTCTGGGCCAGCGAGGATCAGAAGCACATCTATAACACCGAGTGGCACGGCAAGAGCCTGTACGTCCATAACCGGGAAGACGGAAAACTCTTACAGGAGATCGAACTCGGCAACGACCCCGCTCACGTGATGACCCGCGTCGGAAATGCGACCAGGAGGGAGCAGGTCCACGTCGGGATGAACGGGGAAGATGTGGTGGTGGAACTGAACAAGGACACCAACGGGACGCTTTCCATCAACCGGCGGATTCCCGTGCAGCATCCCGGGGAGCACCAGGCTCAGCCTCATGCCCATTGGATGGGCCATGACGGTGAAACGATGGTGACGCCGAACTCCAATACGAACGACTCGACGTTCTGGGATTTCATCACGGACAAGATCAAGGCGAAACCGAAGACCGGAGCCTTGCCGATCGCGGCAGGAATCAACCCGGACTCGACGACCTACTATGTGTCTAACTATCTCGGCCATAGCACGTCCGTGATCAGGATGTCGGATGGCGTCAATATCAACACCATCAACTTGCTTCAGCATTACGATCCTCTGACCGGAGCCAAAAAGGATGCGAATGGGAAGCCGCTTCCGATCGGGGGACTCCCGATCCAGACTCCGGTGAGCCCGGACGGAAAATTCGTGGTGACCGGGAACACCTTGACCGGCACGATCACGATCATTGACACCGCGGCGGACGGCGGGAAAGGGGCCCTCGTTGCGAGCGTCGAGTGCGATCCAGGCTGTCACGGGGTCAACTTTGGCGCCAAGAAGGGCGGCGGGTACTATGCCTATGTCACCAGCAAGTTCTCCAACCGCTTGATCGTGTTGGACTACGATGCGGACAACGACGGCGTGGTGACCCACACCGGCCCTGACGCACCGGTGATCGCCGGCTGGGTCGTGCTGGCGGATGCGACCGCGCCGCTTGATGATCCAGCGGATAGCATTTCCAAGAACCAGGGCATGGGTGGACAGGGATTGCTACCGGTCCCCAATGTCTACAACGGGTGGGTGCAAAAGCTGCCGAAGGGCTGGTGCGATCAACTCAGCGATGCACAGCGAAATCCGGTCGGCGCACCGCTGAGTGCCTGTCCGGAATCTTGA
- a CDS encoding calcium-binding protein, with amino-acid sequence MANIIGTNSNNTLNGTASADTIIGRAGNDTLNGSGGNDRLNGGTGTDILNGGTGIDTADYSNVVINGTTYIGATAGVTVNLGLTGAQNTGGAGTDKLVSIENVIGTNFSDRLTGNSANNVLSGLAGNDTLIGGSGNDHLTGGNGNNRLDGGTGTDTASYSTASAGVSIDLKYSGTQNNGSGGLDTLVNIENLIGTNFNDSLSGNGLNNMLSGLAGDDVLRAWDGGENVLDGGAGDDELFGAKGNDVLNGGAGTDVMSGGNGHDQLDGGAGADIMGGGAGHDRLTGGSGIDQLDGNEGNDVLLGGLGADMLNGGSGNDIFDYNAASDSPVGAGRDVIQDFRGSFYFEADRIDLRDIDANSLVAGNQAFSYIGFDAFTAAGQLRYSSITGILQGNTDADAAPEFEIQLIGGPVLTVNSVVTDILL; translated from the coding sequence ATGGCAAACATAATCGGCACGAACAGCAACAATACCCTCAACGGCACCGCCAGTGCGGACACCATCATTGGCCGGGCGGGCAACGATACGTTGAATGGCTCGGGCGGAAACGACCGACTGAATGGAGGTACAGGCACCGACATCCTGAACGGCGGCACGGGGATCGACACCGCCGACTACAGCAACGTGGTGATCAACGGCACGACATACATCGGCGCCACCGCCGGCGTGACCGTCAACCTTGGACTGACGGGAGCACAGAACACGGGCGGCGCTGGGACCGACAAGCTCGTCAGCATCGAGAACGTGATCGGGACGAATTTCTCCGACCGCCTCACCGGCAACAGTGCGAACAACGTGCTCTCGGGCTTGGCGGGCAACGATACATTAATCGGAGGTAGTGGAAACGACCACCTGACAGGCGGCAACGGCAATAATCGGTTGGATGGCGGTACCGGAACCGATACTGCCTCGTACAGCACCGCCTCAGCGGGAGTCAGCATTGACCTCAAATATTCGGGTACGCAGAACAACGGCAGTGGCGGCCTCGATACCCTGGTAAACATTGAGAACCTCATTGGCACCAATTTCAACGACAGCCTGTCCGGCAATGGGCTCAACAACATGCTGTCCGGCTTAGCAGGGGATGACGTGCTCCGCGCTTGGGATGGTGGCGAGAATGTGCTAGACGGCGGAGCCGGGGACGACGAGCTTTTCGGAGCTAAGGGGAATGATGTACTCAATGGCGGAGCCGGAACCGATGTCATGAGTGGTGGCAACGGCCATGACCAACTAGACGGTGGGGCCGGAGCCGATATCATGGGCGGCGGGGCCGGCCATGACCGACTCACAGGTGGCAGCGGCATCGATCAGCTCGACGGCAATGAGGGGAACGATGTCCTGCTAGGGGGACTGGGAGCCGATATGCTAAACGGCGGCTCGGGAAACGACATCTTTGATTACAATGCAGCCAGCGACAGCCCCGTTGGAGCGGGCAGAGACGTCATCCAAGACTTTCGCGGAAGCTTTTACTTCGAAGCAGACCGCATCGATCTGCGGGATATCGACGCGAATAGCTTGGTGGCCGGCAACCAGGCCTTTAGCTACATCGGCTTCGATGCCTTTACGGCAGCGGGCCAGCTGCGGTATAGCAGTATTACGGGAATCTTGCAGGGCAATACCGATGCAGATGCGGCGCCTGAATTTGAGATTCAACTCATCGGCGGCCCCGTACTCACCGTTAACAGCGTCGTCACCGACATCCTGCTGTAA
- a CDS encoding calcium-binding protein, translating into MALINGTPLNDRLNGTTGSDDIYGLEGNDVLLGNGGDDYLYGAAGIDVLLGGEGIDWLEGGDGNDTLAGGNGDDQLEGQSGNDRLEGHAGDDVLLGESGDDVLGGGDGNDHLVGATGADTLYGGNGNDNYTIEDIGDVATEYSNDALGGEDTVYASISYTLGFGFEYLTLVDHAPITGTGNENANVIWGNAANNTLLGLAGDDKLYGGEGSDNLQGGTGADYLDGGSGADRMEGGTDDDTYVVDDRLDVVIEQGLSTDIDTVQSSITYTLGGTVEHLTLTGTAAINGTGNTTANMLFGNSANNILSGLAGDDQLYGEAGDDVLNGGTGADSMEGGAGNDTYVVDHLLDTIIDLGPSSERDTVQSSLSYTLGGTIEHLTLTGASAINGTGNGLNNTLTGNSANNVLSGLNGNDVLLGGAGNDTLQGGNGNDVLTGGSGRDQLNGGAGNDRFDYNAVSESPTSTGRDVITGFAGAGTALGDQIDLRDIDANVLASGNQAFTWRGTTPGGAGTLWYSGGVLYGNIDGDSTPEFQIQLVGTPALSVGGAGTDILL; encoded by the coding sequence ATGGCACTCATCAACGGGACACCACTCAATGACAGGCTGAACGGAACGACAGGAAGCGATGACATCTATGGGCTTGAGGGGAATGACGTGCTCCTCGGCAACGGCGGTGACGACTACCTCTATGGCGCGGCCGGTATTGACGTACTGCTTGGTGGAGAGGGTATCGACTGGCTAGAGGGTGGGGACGGTAACGACACGCTCGCTGGCGGGAATGGTGATGACCAGTTGGAAGGTCAATCCGGGAACGACAGACTGGAAGGTCACGCTGGTGACGACGTGTTATTGGGGGAAAGCGGCGATGACGTCCTAGGCGGAGGCGATGGCAATGACCACTTGGTTGGTGCCACCGGGGCCGACACGTTGTACGGCGGCAACGGCAACGATAATTACACCATAGAAGACATCGGCGATGTGGCGACAGAATACTCCAATGATGCGCTGGGCGGTGAGGACACCGTGTATGCGTCCATTAGTTACACCTTGGGTTTCGGGTTTGAGTATCTCACGCTAGTTGATCACGCCCCCATCACCGGCACAGGCAACGAGAATGCTAACGTGATCTGGGGCAACGCTGCCAATAATACACTGTTGGGCCTGGCTGGCGACGACAAGCTTTATGGCGGGGAAGGCAGCGACAACTTACAGGGCGGAACGGGGGCCGACTACCTGGACGGCGGGAGCGGGGCCGACCGCATGGAGGGGGGCACCGACGACGATACCTACGTGGTCGACGATCGCTTGGATGTGGTCATCGAGCAGGGGCTCAGCACCGACATCGACACCGTTCAGAGCAGCATCACCTATACCCTGGGCGGAACCGTTGAGCATCTGACCTTGACCGGGACCGCGGCGATCAATGGCACGGGCAATACGACGGCCAATATGCTCTTCGGCAACAGCGCCAACAACATCCTCTCTGGTCTGGCCGGCGATGATCAACTCTATGGTGAAGCCGGCGACGACGTACTGAACGGTGGGACCGGCGCCGACAGTATGGAGGGCGGCGCCGGCAACGACACCTATGTCGTCGACCACCTGCTCGATACCATAATCGACTTGGGCCCGAGTAGCGAGCGTGACACCGTACAGAGCAGCCTCAGCTATACCCTGGGCGGGACGATCGAACATCTCACCCTGACGGGCGCCTCGGCCATCAATGGTACCGGTAATGGGCTGAACAATACCCTCACCGGCAACAGCGCCAATAACGTGCTCTCCGGCCTGAATGGGAACGACGTGCTCCTAGGCGGGGCGGGGAACGATACGTTGCAGGGCGGGAATGGGAACGATGTCCTCACCGGTGGCAGTGGGCGCGATCAACTGAACGGAGGCGCGGGGAACGATCGCTTTGACTACAACGCCGTCAGCGAAAGTCCAACCAGCACAGGCCGCGATGTCATCACCGGGTTTGCCGGCGCGGGGACAGCGCTTGGGGACCAGATCGATCTACGCGATATCGATGCCAATGTGTTGGCGTCTGGCAACCAGGCCTTTACCTGGAGAGGCACCACCCCCGGCGGAGCGGGCACACTCTGGTACAGCGGCGGGGTCCTGTACGGCAACATCGATGGGGACTCGACCCCGGAATTCCAAATTCAGTTGGTGGGGACTCCAGCACTCTCTGTCGGAGGAGCAGGCACGGACATTCTGTTGTGA
- a CDS encoding calcium-binding protein, producing the protein MAIINGTPFNDNLNGTAGNDVLNGLDGNDVLIGGLGNDQLLGGNGQDALSGDAGNDVLNGGAGIDTMNGGAGDDTYIVDNPFDVVVDPFLEGIDTVQSSVTYSIDRTFIDRLTLTGTAAIDGFGNGLNNTLTGNSATNLLWGLAGNDTLNGGGGTDQLFGGLGNDVLNGGTGADIMNGDAGNDIYIVDHVGDKTVEFFAEDGVDTVQASVTHTLNRSIEHLTLTGSSAINGTGNALDNELTGNSANNVLSGLDGDDFLIGMDGNDQLVGGNGNDDLTGGLGTDLLNGGGGIDTAMYSGLEILTAGFPGATAGVTVNLNLAGAQNTGGAGIDTLVSIENITGSKFNDTLIGNGADNVLFGQFGNDSLLGNAGNDTLLGGEGNDQLIGGSGNDLLVGGIGIDTADYGTATAGVTVYLPIPEAQNTGGAGIDTLVGIENLIGSNFNDSLTGDFGNNVLSGLAGNDTLSGNDGDDVLTGGAGNDTLLGGNGNDVLTGGSGRDQLNGGTGNDRFDYNAVSESPTSTGRDVITGFAGAGTALGDQIDLRDIDANTLVSGNQAFTWKGATPGGAGTLWYTGGVLYGNIDGDSTPEFQIQLVGSPALSVGGAGTDILL; encoded by the coding sequence ATGGCGATCATCAATGGAACACCTTTCAATGACAACCTGAACGGAACAGCGGGGAACGATGTGCTCAACGGCCTCGATGGCAATGACGTGCTCATCGGGGGCCTGGGCAACGACCAACTCCTCGGCGGCAATGGCCAAGACGCGCTCAGCGGGGATGCGGGCAACGATGTGCTGAACGGCGGAGCTGGGATAGATACCATGAATGGGGGCGCCGGCGATGACACCTACATCGTCGACAATCCTTTTGATGTCGTCGTTGACCCATTCTTGGAAGGGATCGATACGGTCCAGAGCAGCGTCACGTATTCGATCGACAGGACCTTCATCGATCGCCTGACGCTCACGGGAACGGCCGCCATCGATGGCTTCGGCAACGGGCTGAACAATACCCTCACCGGCAACAGTGCCACCAACCTGCTCTGGGGTCTGGCAGGGAACGACACCCTCAACGGTGGGGGTGGCACCGACCAGCTCTTCGGCGGTCTCGGTAACGACGTGCTGAACGGTGGGACCGGCGCCGACATCATGAACGGTGACGCCGGTAACGATATCTATATCGTGGATCATGTGGGCGATAAGACGGTGGAGTTCTTTGCAGAAGATGGCGTGGATACCGTTCAAGCCTCGGTGACCCACACCCTGAACCGGTCGATCGAACATCTCACGCTGACCGGCTCCTCGGCCATCAACGGGACCGGCAACGCCCTGGACAATGAGCTCACCGGCAACAGCGCCAATAACGTGCTTTCGGGTCTGGATGGGGACGACTTCCTCATCGGCATGGATGGGAACGACCAGCTCGTTGGCGGCAACGGCAATGATGATCTCACCGGCGGTTTGGGCACTGATCTACTGAACGGAGGGGGTGGAATTGATACGGCCATGTACAGCGGCCTCGAGATCCTTACTGCGGGCTTCCCCGGTGCGACAGCCGGCGTCACGGTCAACCTCAATCTGGCGGGCGCACAGAACACCGGAGGAGCTGGAATCGACACGCTCGTGAGCATTGAGAATATTACTGGCTCAAAATTCAATGATACCCTCATTGGTAATGGCGCCGACAACGTGCTCTTTGGGCAGTTTGGAAACGATTCCTTGTTGGGCAACGCGGGAAACGACACACTCCTCGGCGGCGAGGGGAACGACCAGCTTATCGGTGGCAGCGGCAACGACCTACTCGTCGGCGGAATCGGAATCGATACCGCCGACTACGGCACGGCAACGGCAGGAGTTACAGTCTACCTCCCTATACCAGAGGCACAGAACACCGGAGGTGCCGGGATCGATACGTTGGTAGGGATTGAGAATCTCATCGGCAGCAATTTCAACGACTCCTTAACCGGCGACTTCGGCAACAACGTGCTGTCCGGTCTGGCAGGGAATGATACCCTTTCCGGCAATGATGGAGATGATGTGCTCACGGGTGGCGCGGGCAACGACACGTTACTGGGCGGCAATGGGAACGACGTGCTCACGGGCGGCAGCGGGCGCGACCAGCTGAACGGAGGCACAGGCAACGATCGCTTTGACTACAACGCAGTCAGCGAGAGTCCCACCAGCACAGGCCGCGATGTCATCACCGGGTTTGCCGGAGCGGGGACAGCGCTGGGCGATCAGATCGATCTGCGAGACATCGATGCCAATACCCTCGTGTCCGGTAACCAGGCCTTTACCTGGAAAGGAGCCACACCCGGCGGCGCAGGTACGCTTTGGTATACCGGTGGCGTGCTGTACGGCAACATTGATGGGGACTCGACCCCAGAGTTCCAGATTCAGCTGGTTGGCAGCCCGGCCCTCTCCGTCGGCGGAGCGGGCACGGATATCTTGCTGTAA
- a CDS encoding calcium-binding protein: MATINGTPFNDKLNGTAGDDVINGLAGDDILNGLDGIDQLFGGDGGDALNGGAGNDILRGEGGGDGLFGDGGQDYLIGGDGDDYLSGGLGADVLSGESGNDILEGDDGDDDLSGGLGADILFGGNGNDFYDVEEGDVVEEFSNNAAGGVDHVQAHINHTLGFGFEHLTLIGSGTIGTGNGNANIITGNVSNNVLSGLDGDDSLLGGGGNDVLNGGAGVDTMDGGNGSDTYVVDHLMDSVIDLGSTSDIDTVQSSISYTLGGTIERLTLTGPASIDGTGNAQDNLLTGNGANNILFGLLGDDQLFGGAGTDTLIGGVGNDLLNGGTGADNMNGGDGNDTYVVDHVNDVAAETFAEQGVDTVQASVTHTLNNAIEHLTLTGSSAINGTGNGLNNTLSGNSANNVLSGLNGNDTLSGGTGNDTLNGGNGNDVLRGGSGRDQLNGGAGNDRFDYNAVSESPTSTGRDVITGFSGAGTALGDQIDLRDIDANVLVTGNQAFTWKGSTPGGAGTLWYTGGVLYGNVDGDATPEFQIQLVGTPALTVGGTGTDILL, translated from the coding sequence ATGGCAACCATAAACGGAACACCGTTCAATGACAAACTAAATGGAACGGCGGGAGACGATGTGATTAATGGACTTGCGGGGGACGACATACTCAACGGCCTGGACGGCATCGACCAACTGTTTGGTGGTGACGGAGGCGATGCTCTGAATGGCGGTGCCGGCAACGACATTCTGCGAGGCGAGGGCGGGGGCGACGGACTGTTCGGTGACGGCGGCCAGGACTATCTCATCGGGGGTGATGGTGATGACTACTTGTCCGGTGGGCTCGGGGCCGACGTGCTGAGCGGCGAGAGCGGAAATGACATCCTCGAAGGTGACGATGGTGATGACGACTTGTCCGGTGGGCTCGGGGCAGACATTCTCTTCGGTGGCAACGGCAACGATTTCTATGACGTAGAAGAGGGCGACGTGGTGGAAGAGTTCTCCAACAATGCGGCAGGCGGAGTGGACCATGTGCAGGCACATATAAATCATACCCTGGGTTTCGGGTTTGAGCACCTCACCCTTATTGGGAGCGGCACCATCGGCACGGGTAATGGGAATGCCAATATCATCACCGGCAACGTTTCCAACAATGTTTTGTCCGGTCTCGACGGCGACGATAGCCTCCTCGGCGGCGGTGGAAATGACGTGCTGAATGGAGGGGCTGGTGTCGACACGATGGACGGGGGGAACGGCAGCGATACCTATGTGGTCGACCACCTCATGGATAGCGTCATCGACTTGGGCTCGACCAGTGACATCGATACCGTCCAGAGCAGCATCAGCTATACCCTGGGCGGGACCATCGAACGCCTGACTCTGACCGGGCCAGCCTCAATCGATGGTACAGGCAACGCACAAGACAATCTTCTCACCGGCAACGGAGCCAATAACATCCTCTTTGGGCTATTGGGCGACGACCAGCTATTCGGTGGGGCTGGGACAGACACTTTGATCGGTGGGGTTGGCAACGACCTGCTGAATGGGGGAACCGGTGCCGACAACATGAATGGGGGCGATGGCAACGATACCTATGTCGTGGACCATGTCAATGATGTGGCAGCGGAAACCTTTGCCGAACAAGGGGTAGATACTGTCCAGGCATCGGTGACCCACACGCTGAACAACGCGATTGAACATCTCACCCTGACGGGCTCCTCGGCCATCAATGGCACCGGCAATGGGCTGAACAATACCCTCAGCGGCAACAGCGCCAACAACGTACTTTCCGGCCTGAATGGCAATGACACCCTAAGCGGTGGCACGGGGAACGACACCCTCAATGGCGGCAACGGCAACGACGTCCTCAGAGGTGGCAGTGGGCGCGATCAGCTGAACGGAGGTGCGGGGAACGATCGTTTTGACTACAACGCCGTCAGCGAGAGTCCGACCAGTACGGGCCGCGATGTGATCACCGGATTTTCCGGCGCAGGGACAGCGCTTGGGGACCAAATCGATCTACGGGATATCGACGCCAATGTGTTGGTCACAGGCAACCAAGCGTTCACCTGGAAAGGGTCGACGCCCGGCGGCGCGGGCACACTCTGGTATACCGGCGGTGTGCTGTACGGCAACGTCGATGGCGATGCGACGCCGGAGTTCCAGATTCAGCTTGTTGGGACCCCGGCACTCACCGTCGGCGGAACTGGCACCGACATTCTGCTGTAA
- a CDS encoding calcium-binding protein, whose protein sequence is MANIIGTNSNNTLNGTTSADTIIGRAGNDTLNGSGGNDRLNGGTGTDILNGGTGIDTADYSNVVINGTTYIGATAGVTVNLGLTGAQNTGGAGTDTLTSIENAIGTNFADRLTGNSANNVLTGLAGNDTLIGGGGNDQLTGGSGNDRLDGGTGSDTADYSTATAGVTVGLNLTFAQDTVGGGVDTLLNLENLIGSNFADKLFGDGSNNVLSGLTGNDTLHGNDGRDTLNGDGGDDTLFGGTGRDTLRGGSGLDKLYGGSEDDVLDGGFGADIMDGGDGNDIYYVDHIGDVAAEAFDDDASGNFDRVQSSVTHTLGKGIEELFLTGTDAIDGTGNAKSNDIKGSQANNVLSGLAGDDIIEGGGGMDLLDGNIGEDSLYGGTGADLLSGGSGNDEFYYFQVSDSPAGTGKDTILDFGGAGAAIGDHIFLEPVDANSMLVGDQAFTYIGSGAFSAAGQLRYAGGLLQGDVDGNGVADFEIQLVGAPPLFVGGALGTDIYL, encoded by the coding sequence ATGGCAAACATAATCGGCACGAACAGCAACAATACGCTCAACGGCACCACCAGTGCGGACACCATCATTGGCCGGGCGGGTAACGATACCTTGAATGGCTCGGGCGGAAACGACCGCCTGAATGGAGGCACGGGCACCGACATCTTGAACGGCGGCACCGGGATCGATACCGCGGACTACAGCAACGTAGTGATCAACGGCACGACCTACATCGGCGCCACCGCCGGGGTGACCGTCAACCTTGGCCTAACAGGGGCCCAAAATACCGGCGGCGCCGGGACCGATACGCTCACCAGTATCGAAAACGCGATCGGCACCAACTTCGCCGACCGCCTCACGGGCAACAGTGCGAATAACGTGCTGACCGGCTTGGCAGGCAACGATACGTTAATCGGCGGTGGCGGGAACGATCAGCTCACAGGCGGAAGCGGCAATGACCGGCTAGATGGCGGCACCGGGAGTGACACCGCCGACTACAGCACCGCAACGGCAGGAGTGACCGTTGGCCTCAATCTGACCTTCGCTCAGGACACTGTCGGAGGGGGCGTTGATACCCTCCTGAATCTCGAAAACCTCATCGGTTCGAACTTCGCCGACAAGCTCTTCGGCGATGGCAGCAACAACGTGCTCTCAGGCCTGACGGGAAACGATACGCTCCATGGGAACGACGGTCGGGATACGCTCAATGGAGATGGCGGCGACGACACGCTCTTCGGCGGCACCGGAAGGGATACCTTACGTGGAGGGAGTGGTCTGGATAAGCTCTACGGGGGGAGTGAGGATGATGTCTTGGACGGGGGCTTCGGAGCTGACATCATGGACGGGGGTGATGGAAACGATATCTATTACGTGGACCACATAGGGGATGTGGCAGCAGAGGCGTTTGACGATGACGCGAGTGGGAACTTTGATAGAGTGCAGTCGTCCGTGACACATACCCTAGGTAAAGGAATTGAGGAGCTCTTCCTGACTGGCACAGACGCCATCGATGGTACCGGCAACGCGAAGAGCAATGACATTAAAGGAAGTCAGGCCAACAACGTGCTCTCTGGTCTTGCTGGCGACGACATCATAGAAGGAGGTGGGGGCATGGATCTCCTCGACGGCAACATCGGCGAGGATAGCTTGTATGGGGGAACCGGGGCCGATCTTTTGAGCGGCGGCTCCGGGAACGATGAGTTCTATTATTTCCAAGTTAGCGACAGCCCGGCTGGGACGGGCAAGGATACCATCCTCGACTTTGGCGGCGCCGGTGCAGCGATCGGCGACCATATCTTTCTGGAACCTGTCGATGCCAATAGCATGCTGGTTGGCGACCAAGCCTTCACTTACATCGGCAGCGGAGCCTTTTCGGCGGCGGGGCAGCTCCGCTATGCCGGCGGGCTCTTGCAGGGCGATGTTGATGGGAATGGGGTAGCGGACTTCGAGATTCAGCTGGTCGGCGCCCCGCCGCTATTCGTTGGGGGCGCATTGGGTACCGACATCTACCTGTAA